A region from the Candidatus Thiothrix putei genome encodes:
- the dapC gene encoding succinyldiaminopimelate transaminase has product MNPDLARLQAYPFERIRTLLQGISPADLPAVSLAMGEPKHPTPAFIAEAIAANMSGLANYPLTKGSAALRETIAKWLMQRFQLPAGSVDAEQHVIPVNGTREALFAFAQAVVARQADAAIVMPNPFYQIYEGAALLAGAEPVFLNCTEENGFIPDFAAVPAATWARCQLLYICSPGNPTGAVMPLETLQLILKLAEAHDFIVASDECYSELYADEANPPPGLLQAAAAMGNTAWKRCVVFHSLSKRSNAPGMRSGFVAGDAAILQQFLLFRTYHGCAMSPPFQAASVAAWADEAHVLENRELYRQKFAAVMDILAPVLDVTMPPAGFYLWPKTPVDDAAFTRELFARAHVNVVPGSYLSREAGGINPGAGRVRLALVAPLNECIEAAERIRRVVETL; this is encoded by the coding sequence ATGAACCCTGATCTTGCCCGCTTGCAAGCCTACCCGTTTGAACGCATTCGTACCTTGCTGCAAGGCATTAGCCCTGCGGATTTGCCCGCAGTATCGTTGGCAATGGGGGAGCCGAAGCACCCGACACCGGCATTTATCGCTGAAGCCATTGCTGCGAATATGAGCGGTTTGGCGAATTACCCGTTGACCAAAGGCAGTGCAGCGTTACGTGAAACGATTGCTAAGTGGTTGATGCAGCGTTTTCAACTTCCGGCCGGTTCGGTAGATGCGGAACAACACGTCATCCCTGTCAACGGTACACGTGAGGCATTGTTTGCGTTTGCCCAAGCGGTGGTAGCACGCCAGGCGGATGCTGCGATTGTTATGCCTAACCCGTTCTACCAGATTTACGAAGGGGCAGCCTTATTGGCAGGGGCAGAACCGGTGTTCCTGAATTGCACGGAAGAGAACGGTTTTATTCCAGACTTTGCGGCAGTGCCTGCGGCGACATGGGCGCGTTGCCAGTTGCTTTATATTTGCAGCCCCGGTAATCCCACGGGTGCGGTGATGCCGTTGGAAACCTTGCAATTGATCCTGAAACTCGCGGAAGCGCATGATTTTATCGTCGCATCTGATGAGTGCTATTCCGAACTCTACGCCGATGAAGCCAATCCACCGCCAGGGTTATTGCAAGCGGCTGCGGCGATGGGCAATACGGCATGGAAGCGTTGCGTGGTATTTCATAGCTTGTCGAAACGTTCCAACGCGCCGGGGATGCGTTCCGGTTTTGTGGCGGGCGATGCCGCTATTCTCCAGCAGTTTTTGTTATTCCGCACGTATCATGGTTGCGCGATGTCACCACCCTTTCAAGCGGCAAGTGTGGCGGCGTGGGCGGATGAAGCACATGTGCTGGAAAACCGTGAGTTGTACCGGCAGAAATTTGCGGCAGTGATGGATATACTTGCTCCCGTGCTGGATGTGACCATGCCCCCGGCAGGTTTCTACCTGTGGCCTAAAACGCCGGTGGATGATGCTGCGTTTACCCGTGAATTGTTTGCCCGTGCACACGTCAATGTGGTTCCCGGTAGCTATTTGTCGCGGGAAGCGGGAGGGATCAATCCGGGGGCAGGGCGGGTACGCTTGGCATTGGTTGCCCCTTTAAATGAATGTATTGAAGCGGCGGAACGTATCCGGCGCGTCGTTGAAACCCTTTAA
- the dapD gene encoding 2,3,4,5-tetrahydropyridine-2,6-dicarboxylate N-succinyltransferase has translation MSEVSQLQSIIEEAFERRADINPRNAESPVRDAVNEALELLNAGKLRIATQHGVGNWEVNQWLKKAVLLSFRLNDNEVMDGGCTNYYDKVPSKFAGMSANEFAAGGVRVVPNAIARRGSYIAPGCVLMPSYVNIGAYVDSGTMVDTWATVGSCAQIGKNVHLSGGVGIGGVLEPVQAGPTIIEDNCFIGARSEVVEGVIVEEGAVISMGVYIGQSTRIYDRETGEVMYGRVPAGSVVVSGNLPSSDGKYSLYCAVIVKKVDAKTRSKVGINELLRDI, from the coding sequence ATGTCAGAAGTAAGCCAACTGCAAAGCATTATCGAAGAAGCCTTCGAGCGCCGCGCCGACATCAACCCGCGCAATGCTGAAAGCCCAGTTCGCGATGCCGTGAATGAGGCGTTGGAACTGCTGAATGCAGGTAAATTGCGCATTGCCACCCAACACGGTGTGGGCAACTGGGAAGTGAACCAGTGGTTGAAAAAGGCGGTGCTGCTGTCGTTCCGCTTAAACGATAACGAAGTGATGGATGGCGGTTGCACCAACTATTACGACAAAGTGCCTTCCAAATTTGCGGGGATGAGCGCGAATGAATTTGCGGCGGGTGGCGTGCGTGTGGTGCCAAATGCGATTGCGCGTCGTGGTTCCTATATCGCACCGGGCTGTGTGCTGATGCCATCTTACGTCAATATTGGCGCGTATGTGGATAGTGGCACGATGGTGGATACCTGGGCAACGGTGGGTTCTTGTGCACAAATCGGTAAGAACGTGCATTTGTCCGGCGGCGTGGGCATCGGTGGCGTGTTAGAGCCAGTGCAAGCAGGCCCTACTATTATCGAAGACAACTGCTTTATTGGCGCACGTTCGGAAGTCGTCGAGGGTGTGATTGTGGAAGAGGGCGCGGTGATTTCGATGGGCGTTTACATCGGTCAAAGCACGCGCATTTATGATCGCGAAACCGGCGAAGTGATGTACGGGCGCGTTCCGGCGGGTTCTGTGGTGGTTTCCGGCAACTTGCCCTCCAGCGATGGCAAATACAGCCTGTACTGTGCCGTTATCGTGAAGAAAGTTGATGCAAAAACCCGTAGTAAGGTGGGTATTAACGAATTGTTGCGGGATATTTGA